The following is a genomic window from Melopsittacus undulatus isolate bMelUnd1 chromosome 8, bMelUnd1.mat.Z, whole genome shotgun sequence.
gtgatttttttgaAACACAAGATAAATGTATATAGCTCAGAATATCATCATTTGACCCTCATCACATAGACATATTTTCTCAGTCGCCAGGAAAGTGACTGTGCTGTCTGTCAGACCTTGTGCATTTGTCCTAACTTTGACATTGTTACCGGAAACCATTAAGTGACTTTCAGCATCCTTCAGAGGCCCAGACTTGCTGTGTACAACCATGGCTCTGCTCAGCTATTTGGATTTTGCTGTTCAGCAAAGATGAGTGTATAGAGCTGCAGAGGATGATAGAAGCCCTGGAATGCATCTGGCTGCTAATACAGCATTTTATACAGGGTTGTGGGATTGTTAGGAGTTGCTTCCCAAAGGTAAATAGAACCAGTGACAACTActtgaaatctgttttgaaaaccTGCTTGTTCTGATGTAGGTAGTCTCTGGTTGTTTAACACCACAGGATTGCGTTATGGGATTTTATGTTTACGGTATTGAGCTCCTTGTCAGCTTGAGATCAGTAGATGAAGGAGTTCTTGTTGGAGACAAACTGCCAGTGCCTAGTAGAGataatgtgaaaaaataatattctccTTTAGAATATCTCCAAGCTTTTTCTGATTTGCCAGATTGAATCCAGTTTTTCTCCTAGAGAAAACCGACAGCCAGAAATACAAATTGAGCTCTGCCTGACCCCCTGCGTAGGCAGACCTTTTGAAAATTGttccttgttctgctttaaaTTTTTGGAATTCTCAGATTATCATTAGAGTATCTAAAACATTTTACATTATCTATCTGATATGGGAAGAATCTTTACCAGGAAGCATGATATGTACCCTTTGCTGTTCTAGCGCATGTAACATTAGCTTAGTGCAGAAGTTTTAGGAGAATAGTTTAACATCAAAAACAGCTCAAACGTAGTTATTTTAATGGCCTAGTCTTCTAATGGCCTAGTTTCtctttggtttgatttttttgggttttttttttaagtaataaaCATGGAGTACCTCTTTGGAACGAGATGGTGCAAGTTATGGGTGAAAGATTGCCTTGTTTGGAGAATGGTGTCTGGTTAGAAGTGGAAAATGTTAGGAGAGGAGTTTGTTAGCCAAGAAAAAATTGATAATTACTAAATATTCAGTAAAAATCAGAATTAGAAAGTATTATATAAAGCAAATGTGACTGAAAATTTTTATTGTAGTGAAAATCCATTTAAGATCAAGTCAAGTGATTTGTTTAGCCACACTTTCATTGGCTGCAACTTTGattttcctgaaattaaaattttggCACCATGTGTTGAACTGTTACACAGTGTCATTGGTTACTTGGGAATGATAAATCTGCTCATTGATTTCCTAATTTTATTATGTACACAGTTAATTGTAATCCAAGATTACAGAAAACAAGATGTTAATTTCTAGACAACCTACGTACATTGCCCTCTGTGTGTGATTGGTACAGAAGCAAAGAATACAAAGAGAATACCATTTGCGCTATCCTCACAGGAGCTGTCAATAAAAGTTGTAATAGGGGATTTAGGAATCTGGAAATGGCCAACTAATTTATGTGaatctattttatttcagctagAAAGACTGAGCTCTGTTTCGTCTGCACTGCATATTGCAGAGCACAAGCTGTCTATAGAAAACCAGGCGGCTGCATATGGATAGTCCCTTGATATCATTCACTTGCTGTGTAATCTTATTATGCAAAGTTCTAATCTTCACCTAGAATGAATGCCTCTGGGTCAGAATATAGTCATATCAGGGTTTTTGAGGTCATGTTTTGTGATCCTTAGCTTATTCTTCTAAGTAGGGCTGGGATTTAAAGAGTATTCCCCAGACACTAGCAGAGATAGACAGCAAAACCTGCTGCCTTTTTGGAAGACAAGACCAACATGAGGTCCCTGGTAGGATTAAACTTGATTTGTAGCTGTAGGATTTTTTAACAGATGTATTATTGGACAGGGAATAGGGGGccaccagcacagcaaaatTGGATCACGATTGGCATTCTCAGGGAGTCTGCTGGCTGCTAAAACAGCAGCTGCATGTGGATTTGACTTCTTTCAGGTGAAGCGACTTCCAGTCATTTGGAAAGGATGGGATGAAAAGGAGCCTTGGTGATAATTTTGATGTCTGCAAGATTTAGTACCAATGTAATGGGATTATTGGTAACACCTTCACTGCAGAAAAAGCCACCTGGTGCTATAACTGGCAGCAACTGAGAACTAATCCTTTCCCATCTCTTAGATGTCATTCATGAGGCTCAGAGTGATTTCCACCCTGCTAGCTATGATTAattttataaacaaacaaacaaacaaaaaaccccaaatgatgAAAGCAGGGGCTatggaagcaaaaggaaagagaagataaTAGTAATTACATTTTAGATAAGCTATACAGTTCTTGTAAAATGAACAAATTGTATTCTGCATGATAAATATGGATGTGTAACCTTTTTTAATCAATGTCTATGTTTGGTATAAAAACAGTGTCTATTTCAGTATAATGTTTTAATCTACCTACCTACTATATGATAGGAGGTAGTACCTGGAAGTAATTACCATAGGTTTTACACTGTTAGTTCTGTGATAAAGATGTTTATACAACAAATCCATTAAGTTTTCAAGGGGCCTGTGacttaaataatttgttttattgtgcTTAATGGTCTTATGCTGTATCTGGTGGCGTTGCCTGCTGGCAGCACTTTGTATTAAAATTGTGTGATGTGGGAAAATATTCAGCCCTTTGCCTTTTTGTGGTCAACAATATGGCATTGTTCTTAAAAATGTACTGATTAATAATTTTCTGTGGAAACAGAATTATATTTACTGATGCTTAAGCTAAAGCAATTGTAAGATAAAtactgtgttattttaaaaaacaaactagtttgggtttggttttttgacTGGGCTTACTCTGGACAACCATTTACTTATTAACTAGAAGCTGTTCCTTAAAATTACATGGAAACTTGTAGTTACTCTGCATTAGATATCTAGGATCTTAATGTTAGAAACAAACCCCCAGTCTTCAGAACTTATCTTTTTAGGTTCAAACTGTATAATtcaggggtgtgtgtgtatacatatatatatatatatgccatAATTGGAAATTAACTTTCTtgagtaaaaaaacccaaagccttATATAAGAGCTAAACTTTTTCATCGTTATCATGAATATCTAATAAGCCTGAGCCTTTAAAAAGAGTCCATTGTGCCACATTTATTAGCTGGGCCTGGTGACATGCACATCTTGGAGCTTAAGAGTTTATTTTAAGAGAACTGGGACCTCTTTGGTCCCAAATGTGAAACCTACTCATTCATGTTCTGTTGTCATGGTGAGTTTTATACCATGACTACTCTAGCAGTAGGTAAAGCTCACTCTGAACCTTGTGTTTCCTTTAATTATTTACAAATCTATCCGTCCTTATTCAGAGTTACTTGGAGACctgagagagaaacaaatgtgTTCAGTTGTAACTATTGGGTGGTACATGTCATCCAGAGTCTAAGGGGAAATTAGTTCCATCAgttgaaactcattttcagaaacatacaGCCATTGTTTTTGGTTTcttcataataaaaaatattttagttataGCTGTTGGCATAAGAGgtatatgttttcttttgtgtctaTTACCTTTCCATTTGATACAATCAACACTACCTACCTCTAGTCAGTGTAATGCAAAGTTTCTCCAATTTCTTTTGACTTATAATATCCACAGATGCCTGAATTCTGTACTCTCAATACATTAATATGAGTTTTCTGAGTAGCATGGACCTGAAATACAGGATGGTTGTGCAGTATTTGTCTGCCTCAACCAAGGAGCGATGCAAGGTGGCCTTTCTGGCTGGTACTGTTAAGAAGTATTGATGATCGACTTCTCTCAAGATAGTTGTGGTCATTAATTCACACTAGCTGTGCAATTCAGATTGATTTGTTGTCACTCCATCTTCCTTTTATCACCTGGAATATGTTTCTGGGATCGCAGTGTTTTATGCCCTGAGACCAAGGAGTTGGTTTATGCTTTTCATAGCCTACTGGGTTGAGAAGAGCAACCACTCTTTTGGGACTCCAGAATAAATTCTGCTGAAAGAGCATTTTGCTTGTGAGGAAGCTGGTTTAGTTTCTGCATGGTGCACTGTAGTATGCTGGGCAATGTATGTGCTAATGAAACATTTAaagacttttgttttcttttgtattttgggGTCATTACTGTGAAGCTTATTAGGTAATCTGAAGGATGCCGAATTACAGATCTGCTTAATGctcatggcatgggggttgaaactagatgatcttaaggtcccttccaaacttAACCAATCTATGATTTATTCTGGAGATGTTTTAGGTTAAAATTTTTGGAATAGGGAAGTGAGCTGAGTACAGAACACTGCaatctcttgtttttttcttcttttttcctttatgaatAAGTACTAATAAATGCAAAGAACAAAAGCCACTTTTGACTTTATTCGGGCAAAGTTCCCGTTAGCTTTTGAGAGTGTTGTGCAAGTAAAGGTATGCACTTTTAATTTCCTGCACTTAAATAGCGAAATGTCATGAAATACAGAAGGGGGGTGCATGcctttatttcattattaaaaaggGCATATTGTGCAcacagcatctttttttttttttttgcctaactGCATTTATTTAGCAAGCATCTTAAATGAGGGAAATCTTGCTGTTGTTTTAGTTCATAATAAAGCTGATACTCAGTTTAAACGGGACATGTTTCTTGCAGAATGCTTCAGTTATACTCAGTATGTGTGTGTTTCACTTAAGagaaatatatgtataaatatctTAAAATTGGAGTAAGGAAACATTTTAGTTTAGTATTGCAGGAATTATAGCTAATAATCAGAATTCGACTTAAATATGTGGGGAAGGGGAGTCAAGATATTTATAGTCTTATGTGCTGCAGAACTTGTGCCACTGTATTGTAGCTGAGAACAGAAGGTTTTAATGCCAAGCATTTTGGTAATGGAAGTCTAGTCAAATGAAAGGTTTGTAAAACCTTCAGACTCCGcagttatattctcttcctGGAATAGTCTTACTTATGCAAGCCATTCAGGACTCTCTTAATTTTGTTTAGGTCTTAAAGCCTTTTTTCATTTGATTGATTACCAggttgtttttaaagttttggtTGATTACTTGATTAGTCCAGTTTACTGTGAATGTAATTTCAATTGTGAAATGTCTTTCAGATCACCTCAGATGGtttaatgcttttctgttttgctgttgagtcttcagttttaaatgctAATGCTTGAAGGCAAACAGTGATTTGAGTTGCACTGTCttcatgtgtttaaaataatcCTGTCGAatgttatttaataaataactgCATCTGTGTTACAGTACGTGGTCCAGTCAGGAAAGGAAATGCTGCATTTAAAGGTACAATTAGAGCTTTTAACATTACATTCAGCCAAACCTAGTGGAGGGGAGGATGTTTTTGGAACTGTTGCAGATATTTTGACATGAGGCAGATAAACCTGTCTGCTGTTTTGACTAAAAGAATCGCAGCTGAGTCAGCAGAGAGTACAGACACTGTTCTCTCCCATTAGTTTCTCTAGTTTGGCAaagcttgttttttgtttcaggtCCTCTTCAACTGAATCTTATTAATAAGCTGGTGAGAGGGGTCCATTGATTGTACGCGTGGACAGATCTGTGTAGGAAATTAAAAACTTCTTGTTGGCATTTGAGTTTAAACTGTATTCATCTTCTCAGATACATCTGATTATTTGTTTTACTCACtattatttttggtttgttaaATATTGTCTGTCAGTTGTGGTTTACAAAATATAGTTTTATAAATGTTAGGTTGTTTGTTACCAAATGAATGACATTCTTCTGTTTTACTGTAGACCAGAGCCAGCTGAACAACATAACTATACCATGCTTCGAAATGTCCTAGGAAAAACCTTTCGCTTTCTTGGGTATACTGTGCAATATGGCTGCATAGCACATTGTGCCTTTGAGTACCTTGGAGGAATTGTTGTGgtaacttttcattttcatgacatttaaaagaaaataaaaatgtaagacAGACTGTTATATGTggtaatgcaaatattttaggtttcttaattttctttaaaacttttcCAAAGAGTGTttaataaatgccttttttttttttgaggcagGTCCAGCCTTTATGAAAGTTATTTCTACTTTAggtatttgtatttctgctaAGTTACTGCTTGAGGCATCACTGAAGCAAACAGGAAACTATGATTAAGCATTTTTCAGAGAGTAAAGATTCTTCCAGAGAGACTGGAGTCACTAATAATCACAGactcacagactggtttgggttggaagggaccttaaagctcatccagttccaaccccctactTGGAGCAGCAAGCCCCTACAGATTTATTTCAGCAACTAATCTGCAGACATTAGTAGGAGCAGTACTTGAAGCTCTGCTCTGTAAAAAGGAACTGCCACAGAAGCTGCAAGAGCAGCTCACAGCCAAACTCCACTATGTCTGGCAGCAGTATCTGCTAGTTTAGATGTGGGGAGGAGGGGCAGGGAACATAAAACATCCAGACATCTGCCCAGAGTTAGAAACAAGAGcatttcctgctctgctctagTGAGACCCCACCTGAAGTACTACATTAAAATCTCAGGCCCCAACACAAATGCAGTTCAGGACTGGTCCTGAGCACATACAAAGCTGTAACAGACTTAGTGGTGCTCTGGAAGCAGTCCTCAACTTTTAATAGTATCAGATGGTCTTTGGAGGACTTCACTTTTTCTATTGGTCTTTATATTACCTTGACTAATTTATCAGCAAATAATTtgaatattaatgtattttagctaaaaataattggaaatagtaatttttgtctcatttttaatttgcagtgTTCTGGACCTTCAATGGAACCAACCATTCAAAATTGTGATATTGTCTTTTCGGAGAACCTTAGCCGCCACTTTTATTGCATTCGAAAGTATGCTCCTTTGTTGAGACTGGACTTTACATTCTATTTGCCAGAGCTTGTCAATAACTACATTCTGTCTGtcctttatttttcatacatgCCTCTGCTTCTGAATTGTAAGTTTTCATAAATCTCTCACTGTGTGTGATGGAAGTTATGGTGGTCATCACATATAGCTCATCAGACAACTTGTTGGAATTCCTTTTGGATGTAGACAGTGTCACTTCTATAGCCTTGTCcaaaaaatggatttttctttttttccttaaacagtTCTATGGTGTGACTGTAACTTCTCCTTCCTAAGCAGTTTTGTCTTACTTGCAAACCAAGCTATAGGTATTGCTGTACTCAGCTGAATTGTTAGGACAGTGACCAAATGCACCTTTATTACTGTAAAGCACAGTAGGCTCAAGGCCCTCGCCCATTTTGTTTGGGTCTGTTTCACTGTACAATCTAATGTATATAATTGAGAGGCAAAAGTAACATGAGGTCTTAGAAACTCAGATATTTGGATTAGATATTTGGAGTTTCACTCAAAGATTAATGTTTGGTCAGTAACATTTATGAACATAGGATCTGTTCTTTTCCATATTTACATAGCAACAGGATCGAGTTAAGTGGCATTCATTTAATTAGAGCATTGTTTATTAAAATCTAGTCTTAAATGTTTCATATATGATCTAAGTAAGAAAAAATCTCTCcaaatgtgctttaaaaactATGTGCAAAATTACACCCAGAATAAAACTAAAGAAATCAAAATTGTAGACATGAATCTTCAGCAGAAGGAAGTATCTTTAATGTATACGTGAAATAATTTTTGAGTATACACATGTATTCAGCCAAATTGTTTGTACTTAGacttcttctgtttgttttttgtttctgttttttcctctcagagGAGACATTGTAATTGTGAAAAGCCCAAATGACCCCAAATCAAATATCTGTAAAAGAGTAATTGGCTTGGAAGGGGATAAAGTCTGCACAAGCAACCCTTCAGATTTCCTTAAGAGTCACAGCTATGTAAGTATTAGTTTCTTGCTCTGTAAAGTAATGAATCTTTAAGTAGGCCTGGTAGTCTGTAAAAGATTTGCAATATTTGAGTATTATCATAAAGTATGACATTAATAAACTATTCTTTCTTGTATATGTACAGTAAAATGTGATTTGTAAACTGTTTATGGCAGGCTTTCTCAGTGTCTTTTGTCACTCTAGGAAGTGTAGGCAGATGATGGTTTTGCTCTGTCCTTTGCTTAGGcttttttctctggaaaaataCTCTCAAACCCTCTGCATAAAACACAGTACCAATGGCAGACTCAAGGAATTGGTCTTAAGGCAaaactttctgtgttttaaacacTAGGCAGAGATTTTTGTCTCTGAAATAGTTTTGAGGATTTTGCTTTTGACATTATACTTTAATGTGTCTCTATATTTCAATGTaacaatatttcattttttctgagTATGGTTGGAGAAGTAGTAATTTTCCTAACTTGTCCAAAAAGTCAGGCaacacaatgaaataaaaaggaaagaatattcTTAATGCTCACTTGTCCTTACACCGATAGACTTAACAGAAGTTTGCTAAGATTTGTGACAAAATGTTTGCAGCAACTTCTTTTTAGGCCATAATTAGAAAAGTCACCAGAAATCATGAtcacagaaaaatgtgttttttccccaaagcatGTTTGACCATTATCTCTGTTCAGCACCCTGTGGAGATATCAGACTTTGCATGGGTGTTCTGAATCTTGAAAAGGGAACAGAATATCATTCTTTTAGATCCACTTCATCCTTACAATTAGAGTAAAAAGAATTAGCATCTGGTCCATAGCTGAAGTCCTGTACTGTGAAGGTAGAGAATTTTATGAACACTCATTGTGGCCAGGTACTGTTTGTGACAGATCCTGTAACAGCTGGCTGTCTTTACGGCTTCATTGCTATTAAGGAGCTGGTGTCTGTCCTTACTAAAATAAATGATGAAATTCTCTTGTCAACAATTGTGTCTAGATTCAGTGTCTGGATTTTAGTCACGACCTAGGACCATAAAGCAAGGAAACGATTCATAGTCCATTCTGAGGGGTTGAATTTGTTTCTTCCGCTCAAGTGTTGAGGCAAGACATTTCAGGCACCTGCCTCTAATCCGCCTTCTGACCAAGTGCCAGACTGTTAGAGCTCATGTTTACACTTACATCACTCATGGGCAGAAAGAAGGAACTAATTCGCCATTATATTTTGAAGAGGAGGACAGTGCTTAGTTTTTCCATAAATCAAATTATGTTAGCCTTTTAACCAGAGGAgcacaccccccaaaaaaaccctaaaacaacccaaaaccagaaaaaccacaaacccacccccccccccccccccccaaagaaCCCTAACCCACCTTTTTTAGTAAGTTGAAGACATTTTCTAGCTCCCATGGAAGTACTAATTTAGTTGAAATATGAACTTCTGGAGCAGCATGACCTGAAATGGTAAGCCTGAATTCTGTGTACACAAACTGAGTTTTCTTGAGCATCTCATTCCTCACTTGTCTTAGCCCTGAAAAGGAAGTTTAGGAAAGATTTGTATTTGACAGATACAGTAGATGTCAGCCTT
Proteins encoded in this region:
- the IMMP1L gene encoding mitochondrial inner membrane protease subunit 1 isoform X1; this encodes MEGIQWVNETAIKTFGKRPEPAEQHNYTMLRNVLGKTFRFLGYTVQYGCIAHCAFEYLGGIVVCSGPSMEPTIQNCDIVFSENLSRHFYCIRKGDIVIVKSPNDPKSNICKRVIGLEGDKVCTSNPSDFLKSHSYVPKGHVWLEGDNLRNSTDSRCYGPVPYGLIRGRICFKIWPLNDFGFLRASPNGHRFLDD
- the IMMP1L gene encoding mitochondrial inner membrane protease subunit 1 isoform X2 translates to MLRNVLGKTFRFLGYTVQYGCIAHCAFEYLGGIVVCSGPSMEPTIQNCDIVFSENLSRHFYCIRKGDIVIVKSPNDPKSNICKRVIGLEGDKVCTSNPSDFLKSHSYVPKGHVWLEGDNLRNSTDSRCYGPVPYGLIRGRICFKIWPLNDFGFLRASPNGHRFLDD